In the genome of Bradyrhizobium arachidis, one region contains:
- a CDS encoding vWA domain-containing protein, with amino-acid sequence MFLQFFTSLRDAQVPVTLREYLTLMEALDADLADYTVENFYYLSRASLVKDERNLDKFDRVFGTVFKGLESLLDAMEKAEIPEEWLKKLAEKYLTEEEKKQIEAMGWDKLMETLKKRLEEQKGRHQGGSKWIGTAGTSPFGAHGYNPEGVRIGQEKNRNNRAVKVWDKREFKDLDGNVELGIRNIKVALRRLRKFARTGAPDELDLDTTIRETANHGYLDVHMRPERRNAVKLLVFFDIGGSMDAHIEQVEELFSAAKSEFKHMEYFYFHNCLYEGVWKQNKRRFTDRTPTWDVLHKYPHDYKVVFVGDASMSPYEIMVPGGSVEHVNEEPGSVWLDRIIRTYPHTVWLNPVQQKHWDYSESTTIIKRIFANRMYPITIEGLENAMKELTH; translated from the coding sequence ATGTTCCTGCAATTCTTCACTTCTCTGCGCGATGCGCAGGTCCCCGTGACGCTGCGCGAATACCTCACGCTGATGGAGGCGCTCGACGCTGACCTCGCGGACTACACGGTCGAGAACTTCTACTATTTGTCGCGCGCCTCCCTGGTGAAGGACGAGCGCAACCTCGACAAGTTCGACCGCGTCTTCGGCACGGTGTTCAAGGGGCTGGAAAGCCTGCTCGACGCCATGGAGAAGGCGGAGATCCCCGAGGAGTGGCTGAAGAAGCTCGCCGAAAAATACCTCACCGAGGAAGAGAAGAAGCAGATCGAGGCCATGGGCTGGGACAAGCTCATGGAGACCTTGAAGAAGCGCCTCGAGGAGCAGAAGGGGCGCCACCAGGGCGGCTCGAAGTGGATCGGCACCGCCGGCACCTCGCCGTTCGGTGCCCACGGCTACAATCCCGAAGGCGTGCGCATCGGCCAGGAGAAGAACCGCAACAACCGCGCCGTCAAGGTGTGGGACAAGCGCGAGTTCAAGGACCTCGACGGCAATGTCGAGCTCGGCATCCGCAACATCAAGGTGGCGCTGCGGCGCCTGCGCAAATTCGCGCGCACCGGCGCGCCCGACGAGCTCGATCTCGACACCACCATTCGCGAGACCGCCAATCATGGCTATCTCGACGTGCACATGCGCCCCGAGCGGCGAAATGCGGTGAAGCTGCTGGTGTTCTTCGACATCGGCGGCTCGATGGACGCGCATATCGAGCAGGTCGAGGAGCTGTTCTCGGCGGCGAAGAGCGAGTTCAAGCACATGGAGTATTTCTACTTCCACAACTGCCTCTATGAAGGCGTGTGGAAGCAGAACAAGCGCCGCTTCACCGACCGCACGCCGACCTGGGACGTGCTGCACAAATATCCGCACGACTACAAGGTCGTGTTCGTCGGCGACGCCTCGATGTCGCCTTACGAGATCATGGTGCCGGGCGGCTCGGTCGAGCACGTCAACGAGGAGCCGGGCTCGGTCTGGCTCGACCGCATCATCCGCACCTATCCGCATACGGTGTGGCTGAACCCGGTGCAGCAGAAGCACTGGGACTATTCGGAATCGACCACCATCATCAAGCGCATCTTCGCCAACCGCATGTACCCGATCACGATCGAGGGGCTGGAGAATGCGATGAAGGAATTGACGCACTGA
- a CDS encoding GlsB/YeaQ/YmgE family stress response membrane protein — MGSSRGCFGDVCNGILAALIIGAIAGWLAGKIVHGAGFGLIGNVVVGIIGALVASWVLPQLHIALATGTIGAIVDATIGAVIVLVILSLIRRV, encoded by the coding sequence TTGGGGTCCTCAAGGGGTTGTTTTGGGGACGTTTGCAATGGGATTCTCGCAGCGCTCATCATTGGCGCGATCGCCGGCTGGCTCGCCGGCAAGATTGTCCACGGGGCGGGATTTGGCCTCATCGGCAACGTCGTGGTCGGCATCATCGGCGCGCTAGTTGCGAGCTGGGTCCTGCCCCAGCTGCATATCGCGCTCGCCACCGGTACGATCGGCGCCATCGTGGACGCCACCATCGGCGCGGTGATTGTGCTGGTGATCCTTTCGCTGATAAGACGGGTCTGA
- a CDS encoding rhodanese-like domain-containing protein, whose amino-acid sequence MPQNITRGIKALIDEANAEIETLNAKDAIEISKNGDVVIVDIRDPREIERDGRIPGAFACTRGMLEFWIDPQSPYAKPIFQEDKKFVFHCAGGLRSALAAKTAQDMGLKPVAHIAGGYAAWRDAGGPTEAWEPKKKG is encoded by the coding sequence ATGCCCCAAAACATCACCCGCGGCATCAAGGCGCTGATCGACGAGGCCAATGCCGAGATCGAGACGCTGAACGCCAAGGACGCTATCGAGATCTCCAAGAACGGCGACGTCGTCATCGTCGACATCCGCGATCCCCGCGAGATCGAGCGCGACGGCCGCATCCCCGGTGCGTTCGCCTGCACCCGCGGCATGCTGGAATTCTGGATCGATCCGCAGAGCCCGTATGCCAAGCCGATCTTCCAGGAGGACAAGAAGTTCGTCTTCCATTGCGCCGGGGGTCTGCGCTCCGCGCTCGCTGCCAAGACCGCGCAGGACATGGGCCTCAAGCCCGTCGCCCACATCGCCGGCGGCTACGCCGCCTGGCGCGATGCCGGCGGCCCGACGGAAGCGTGGGAGCCGAAGAAGAAGGGGTGA